The following coding sequences are from one Lolium rigidum isolate FL_2022 chromosome 6, APGP_CSIRO_Lrig_0.1, whole genome shotgun sequence window:
- the LOC124663411 gene encoding uncharacterized protein LOC124663411: protein MDRLQQRPHDALTGRRSGGGGGGGSSMSRRHGRFHHGGTDSDDDGGSGPSSSSSSAPVVDHAECTARSCRSCVAVSLADCIALGCCPCAVVSLLGLALVKAPLALGRRCVRRLLRRRGRLRQKKRVRDDMVDHLALAADGKRAGHAAPAGEDDDVAVAAAAAAEAAAASDADRVWLEMYQVGQWGFGRLSFSVNPPPKNGDGDGCESHV from the coding sequence ATGGACAGGCTGCAGCAGCGCCCGCATGACGCGTTGACCGGCcgtcggagcggcggcggcggcggcggcggctcctcgatGTCGCGGCGCCACGGCCGGTTCCACCACGGCGGcaccgacagcgacgacgacggcggcagcggcccgtcttcgtcgtcctcttccgcGCCGGTGGTCGACCACGCGGAGTGCACGGCGCGGTCGTGCCGGTCGTGCGTGGCTGTCTCCCTCGCGGACTGCATCGCGCTGGGCTGCTGCCCGTGCGCGGTCGTCAGCCTGCTGGGGCTGGCGCTCGTCAAGGCCCCGCTCGCCCTCGGCCGACGCTGCGTGCGGCGCCTGCTCCGGCGGCGCGGGAGGCTGCGGCAGAAGAAGCGCGTGCGCGACGACATGGTGGACCACCTGGCGCTCGCGGCGGACGGCAAGCGCGCGGGCCACGCGGCGcctgccggcgaggacgacgacgtggcggttgcagcggcggcggcggcggaggctgcgGCCGCGAGCGACGCGGACAGGGTGTGGCTGGAGATGTACCAGGTGGGGCAGTGGGGGTTCGGCCGCTTGTCTTTCTCCGTGAACCCGCCCCCGAagaacggcgacggcgacggctgcGAGAGCCACGTGtga